A region from the Amycolatopsis camponoti genome encodes:
- a CDS encoding vWA domain-containing protein, translated as MTAHVAPPAATPTAVFPAPTGWLSMSAAFGDEVPAIADRDDLVVTVAPGAGHGAPACFFPDLATIEVDGIHLAPGVDPATVAPHRIGDRKRYRTLWGLLTHECGHAAHTRWRAPDDAPPGAVAAADLLEESRMEAQQLRRRPADRYWLRASTINLILADTDAKDPAKALTMSKPSAARTAALLMARVDGGVLNARETATVARTVEYILGADTLDTLREIWREAHRTADDDADTMIELGRRWCAAIGTDPDDADPTSPTCGDGDPGDADRGDTGPSPLATAVTDAVSAIAATVNADTAPTDPITERLEAAARDEAAREAAARTARAVFSGGGSRTGSTATRGTRAPSSAERAAAHHLARTLDTAGVRQRAETKTTSVIPPGRLRVRGAVAASAQRAAGTIPTAEPFIRTNRTTVPTPPLRLGIACDVSGSMKAFAGPVASAAWILAHAAHNTRVPATTATVIFGRYVRPITHPGSPPRAVTEFAASDGVEAIDKAINALDGALNLSHADAARLLIIVTDTYIVDATYRRNAQKHLVRLRATGCAVLWLTPEGAAPLPDLVGSDLVHTLTDPTTTAREIGRGATAALRATR; from the coding sequence ATGACCGCGCACGTAGCCCCGCCCGCAGCCACCCCCACCGCCGTGTTCCCCGCCCCGACCGGGTGGCTGAGCATGTCCGCCGCGTTCGGGGACGAGGTCCCCGCCATCGCCGACCGCGACGACCTCGTGGTCACCGTCGCCCCGGGGGCGGGGCACGGCGCGCCGGCATGCTTTTTCCCGGACCTCGCCACGATCGAGGTCGACGGCATCCACCTCGCCCCCGGGGTCGACCCGGCAACGGTCGCCCCGCACCGCATCGGTGACCGCAAGCGCTACCGCACCCTGTGGGGGTTGTTGACACACGAATGCGGGCACGCCGCCCACACACGATGGCGCGCACCTGACGACGCCCCGCCCGGAGCGGTAGCGGCGGCGGACCTGTTGGAAGAGTCCCGCATGGAAGCGCAACAGCTCCGGCGCCGCCCCGCAGACCGGTACTGGCTACGAGCTAGCACCATCAACCTGATCCTCGCCGACACCGACGCGAAGGATCCCGCGAAAGCGCTCACCATGTCCAAACCCAGCGCGGCACGGACGGCGGCGCTGCTGATGGCACGCGTGGACGGCGGAGTCCTCAACGCCCGCGAAACGGCCACCGTCGCGCGGACGGTCGAGTACATCCTCGGTGCCGACACCCTGGACACCCTGCGCGAAATCTGGCGAGAAGCACACCGCACCGCCGACGACGACGCCGACACGATGATCGAACTCGGGAGGCGCTGGTGCGCCGCCATCGGCACCGACCCCGACGACGCCGACCCGACGAGCCCGACCTGCGGCGACGGCGACCCGGGCGACGCTGACCGTGGGGACACCGGACCGTCACCGCTGGCCACGGCGGTCACCGACGCTGTCAGTGCCATCGCGGCAACGGTGAACGCCGACACCGCACCCACCGACCCGATCACCGAACGGCTGGAAGCCGCCGCCCGCGACGAGGCGGCCCGCGAGGCCGCTGCGCGCACCGCGCGCGCGGTGTTCTCCGGCGGTGGCAGCCGGACGGGCAGCACCGCCACCCGGGGCACCCGTGCCCCGAGCAGCGCCGAACGCGCCGCCGCGCACCACCTAGCCCGCACGTTGGACACCGCCGGAGTGCGGCAACGGGCCGAGACCAAGACGACCTCGGTCATCCCCCCGGGGCGGCTGCGGGTACGGGGGGCGGTGGCCGCGTCCGCGCAACGTGCGGCGGGCACGATACCCACCGCCGAACCGTTCATCCGCACCAACCGCACGACCGTGCCCACGCCACCACTTCGGCTTGGCATCGCGTGCGACGTGTCCGGCTCCATGAAAGCCTTCGCCGGACCGGTGGCCTCGGCCGCCTGGATTCTTGCCCACGCCGCCCACAACACCCGGGTGCCCGCCACCACGGCCACGGTGATCTTCGGGCGCTACGTCCGGCCGATCACCCACCCCGGAAGTCCGCCCCGCGCGGTGACGGAATTCGCCGCAAGTGACGGTGTGGAAGCGATCGACAAAGCGATCAACGCCCTCGACGGTGCCCTCAACCTCTCGCACGCCGACGCCGCACGGTTGCTGATCATCGTGACTGACACCTACATCGTCGACGCGACCTACCGCCGCAACGCCCAGAAACACCTCGTGCGATTGCGCGCGACCGGGTGCGCCGTGTTGTGGCTGACCCCCGAAGGTGCAGCGCCCCTGCCCGACCTGGTCGGGAGCGACCTCGTGCACACGCTCACCGATCCGACAACCACCGCGAGGGAAATCGGGCGCGGCGCCACCGCCGCGCTACGCGCCACCCGCTGA
- a CDS encoding AAA family ATPase: MTTPATTPAPASAPAASGAAARLRNGELRRMVAEQLASEPAAELTPGAIARKLGHSSGAVGNALAKLDADGAAERVGVSPATYRATPKTADAATKATVSPPTTPPPTTPSAPAEPPLVTGPVRRPNGQMYHPRKLSNLPDVTALQRLRTAGVAALMYGPPGTGKTSVVEAAFPDIVTVQGDSDTIVDDFVGSYVPTPDGSFEFVDGPLVTAMREGRALFIDDATLIPPPVLAVVYPAMDGRRQVTVKANKGEVVNAAPGFYVVAGHNPGVHGAILSDALSSRFAAQIHVSTDYDLATKLKIEPKAVRVAKNLALKQEKGDIGWAPQLRELIAFGRIADALGTKAAAGNLIGVAPDEDRDIVAEAVRSVFGPDIAPLSLGPQI, translated from the coding sequence ATGACCACGCCAGCCACGACTCCGGCCCCGGCAAGTGCGCCCGCCGCGTCCGGCGCGGCCGCCCGGCTCCGCAACGGCGAACTTCGGCGCATGGTGGCCGAACAGCTCGCCAGCGAACCCGCCGCCGAACTCACCCCCGGGGCCATCGCACGCAAGCTCGGCCATTCGTCCGGCGCTGTTGGCAACGCACTGGCCAAGTTGGACGCTGACGGCGCGGCAGAACGCGTAGGCGTCAGCCCCGCCACCTACCGCGCGACGCCCAAAACCGCCGATGCCGCGACAAAGGCGACCGTTTCCCCACCGACCACCCCGCCACCGACCACACCATCAGCCCCCGCTGAGCCGCCCTTGGTGACCGGTCCGGTGCGCCGCCCGAACGGGCAGATGTACCACCCGCGCAAACTGTCGAACCTGCCGGACGTCACCGCGCTGCAGCGGCTACGCACGGCCGGGGTGGCCGCGCTCATGTACGGCCCGCCCGGGACGGGCAAAACCTCGGTTGTCGAGGCAGCGTTCCCCGACATCGTGACCGTGCAGGGCGACAGCGACACCATTGTCGACGACTTCGTGGGTTCTTACGTGCCGACACCGGACGGAAGTTTCGAGTTCGTGGACGGCCCGCTGGTGACCGCGATGCGCGAGGGACGCGCGTTGTTCATCGACGACGCCACCCTCATTCCGCCGCCCGTGCTGGCCGTGGTGTACCCCGCGATGGACGGCCGCCGCCAGGTCACGGTCAAGGCGAACAAAGGCGAAGTGGTCAACGCTGCCCCCGGGTTCTACGTCGTGGCAGGACACAACCCGGGCGTGCACGGGGCCATCCTGTCCGACGCGCTGTCGTCCCGGTTCGCCGCGCAGATCCACGTGTCCACCGACTACGACCTCGCCACCAAACTCAAGATCGAACCCAAAGCGGTACGCGTGGCCAAAAACCTCGCGCTAAAGCAGGAGAAGGGCGACATCGGATGGGCGCCGCAGCTGCGTGAGCTGATCGCGTTCGGCCGCATCGCCGACGCTCTCGGTACGAAGGCCGCCGCCGGGAACCTCATCGGAGTCGCGCCCGACGAGGACCGCGACATCGTCGCCGAGGCGGTCCGCAGCGTGTTCGGTCCCGACATCGCGCCGCTGTCGCTGGGGCCGCAGATCTGA
- a CDS encoding BTAD domain-containing putative transcriptional regulator produces the protein MARTVRLLVLGVRGLLALGLLAALVAGLPWALVYGVGWPLPDHLPSLDELGSVLMAPMSTTLLLDSLACLLWVLWLVFVLDVAACALDVARGARWPHVRRQAGPVRRVATVLVGALLVAMLGRTATAAPAALPEAGPSSGAAPAAASRPSTMPFADQHPASRPALAAQPGTEQVRPPQDGVHDSLWRIAQRCLGDGDRWPEIWSLNRGNTQPGGRVLSSPNLIHPGDLLHIPAPGPVAAPAVPPPPPRAVPAPFTEPAPAAPGTTTSPPPVPVPSGLNVGTDTATGHSGWGAVTWGGGEVFVSLGLAAAVSSLLVLARRRRQAHYRSSSGRGEDGVPVSPVVYQLRLAHLRARHHDEDTALAVDGLPDDTGAADADIPVLPRRRRRPVYRGDEGPAQVRPAHRRRVVTAAAVGTRTGPETPSWAVDIALDATAPHTDAGGTDGTAGEATHVALDLARVHGLGLIGPGGYAATRALLLSILTTARAGTSAPRVLVPTADLARLLGVPAPRAGLPQALTVVTDLDTTLAALDTPEPPPRPAILIATPPREPKQQARLQHLLDNGAQHGVTALLLGQWRPGVTAYVTATGIISATDPGLGEPLRGTRSFTLPETATRELLRFCHTTQAADPRDAANNDTEPYSGKPVPERSATSPQAAPAQPEASGDNSSGRLEITAGRHVPEPAIAGPAIAGRESRPLPRTERAQAPRLASLRLAVFGTPALHWRPHPARPDSDTRDLSGELSSRPVELLVYLAVHPGGASRDGIVDALWPDQPPRNPASVLRTVISRVRRTLDAATLGAAGNPIHAEHGHYRLDPAVVEVDYWDFADAVTARRAATTPAQRTGAYEAIVAHYGGSLAEGLDAEWLVASREATRRDALEAVAALARARVADDPDYTLDLLETARAFDPHNELLYRDIMRMQHALSRHDEISRTLTLLRTRLAEIGLTPTADTVTLARRLRERETGIPLGEPSPRFTAR, from the coding sequence GTGGCACGCACCGTCCGGCTGCTGGTCCTGGGCGTGCGAGGGCTGCTCGCGCTCGGGCTGCTGGCTGCGCTGGTGGCCGGGCTGCCCTGGGCGCTCGTCTACGGCGTCGGGTGGCCACTGCCGGACCACCTGCCGAGCCTGGACGAACTCGGGTCCGTGCTGATGGCCCCGATGTCGACAACGCTGCTCCTCGACAGTCTCGCGTGCCTGCTGTGGGTGCTGTGGCTGGTGTTCGTCCTCGACGTCGCGGCCTGCGCCCTCGACGTCGCCCGAGGTGCGCGGTGGCCGCACGTACGCCGACAGGCAGGGCCGGTGCGGCGCGTCGCGACGGTGCTCGTCGGGGCCCTGCTCGTGGCCATGCTGGGCCGCACCGCTACCGCAGCACCAGCGGCCCTGCCCGAGGCCGGCCCGTCTAGCGGGGCCGCGCCGGCGGCCGCGAGCCGCCCCAGCACGATGCCGTTCGCCGACCAACACCCTGCCAGCCGGCCTGCACTTGCGGCCCAGCCGGGTACCGAACAGGTCCGGCCGCCGCAGGACGGCGTGCACGACTCACTGTGGCGCATCGCGCAACGCTGCCTCGGCGACGGGGACCGCTGGCCCGAGATCTGGTCACTCAACCGGGGCAACACCCAGCCCGGTGGCCGCGTGCTGAGCTCACCGAACCTGATCCACCCCGGCGACCTCCTCCACATCCCCGCGCCCGGCCCCGTGGCCGCCCCTGCCGTCCCGCCGCCCCCTCCCCGCGCCGTACCAGCACCCTTCACCGAACCGGCGCCCGCGGCGCCGGGCACGACCACCTCACCGCCTCCAGTGCCGGTGCCCTCTGGCCTGAATGTCGGTACGGACACGGCAACGGGCCACTCGGGTTGGGGCGCGGTGACATGGGGCGGCGGTGAGGTCTTCGTCAGCCTCGGCCTCGCCGCCGCGGTCAGTTCTCTGCTCGTGCTCGCTCGGCGCCGTCGCCAGGCCCACTACCGGTCGAGTAGCGGCCGCGGCGAGGACGGCGTACCGGTATCGCCGGTGGTGTATCAGCTGCGGCTAGCTCATCTGCGCGCACGCCACCACGACGAAGACACGGCCCTGGCCGTCGACGGGCTGCCCGACGACACCGGCGCTGCCGACGCCGACATCCCTGTGCTGCCGCGCCGCCGACGTCGTCCCGTTTACCGGGGCGACGAGGGCCCGGCGCAGGTGCGGCCCGCACATCGCCGTCGTGTGGTCACTGCAGCGGCCGTCGGTACCCGCACAGGACCGGAGACGCCGTCGTGGGCGGTCGACATCGCCCTCGACGCGACCGCACCGCACACCGATGCCGGGGGCACCGACGGCACAGCGGGCGAGGCCACCCACGTCGCACTCGACCTGGCCCGTGTGCACGGCCTCGGCCTCATCGGGCCCGGCGGCTACGCCGCGACGCGCGCACTGCTGCTGTCCATCCTCACCACCGCACGCGCCGGAACATCGGCACCGAGAGTGCTGGTGCCCACCGCCGACTTGGCCCGCCTGCTGGGCGTGCCGGCGCCTCGTGCGGGCCTGCCGCAGGCGCTCACCGTGGTGACCGATCTGGACACCACGTTGGCCGCCCTCGACACCCCAGAACCGCCGCCCCGGCCCGCCATCCTGATCGCGACACCACCCCGCGAACCGAAACAGCAGGCGCGGCTGCAACACCTGCTCGACAATGGCGCCCAACACGGCGTCACGGCCCTGCTGCTGGGTCAATGGCGCCCCGGGGTGACCGCCTATGTCACCGCCACCGGAATCATCTCCGCGACCGATCCCGGGCTCGGCGAACCCTTGCGCGGTACACGCAGCTTCACTCTGCCCGAGACCGCCACCCGCGAGCTGCTGCGCTTCTGTCACACCACGCAAGCGGCCGACCCTCGCGATGCTGCGAACAACGACACTGAGCCATACAGTGGGAAACCAGTGCCCGAGCGGTCGGCGACATCACCACAGGCCGCGCCAGCGCAGCCGGAAGCCAGCGGCGATAACTCCTCTGGCCGCCTGGAAATCACCGCTGGCCGGCACGTGCCCGAACCCGCCATCGCCGGCCCCGCAATAGCTGGCCGCGAATCCCGCCCGCTACCGAGGACTGAGCGCGCGCAGGCACCGAGACTCGCATCGCTGAGACTGGCAGTCTTCGGCACGCCGGCCCTGCACTGGCGACCCCACCCGGCTCGACCCGACTCCGACACGCGAGACCTGTCCGGAGAACTGAGCAGCCGGCCGGTCGAACTGCTGGTGTACCTCGCCGTACACCCCGGCGGAGCATCCCGGGACGGCATCGTCGACGCTCTCTGGCCGGACCAGCCGCCCCGCAACCCCGCCAGCGTCCTGCGTACCGTTATCTCCCGGGTCCGCCGCACACTCGACGCTGCCACCCTCGGCGCAGCCGGAAACCCGATCCACGCCGAACACGGCCACTACCGGCTCGACCCGGCCGTCGTCGAAGTCGATTACTGGGACTTCGCCGACGCGGTCACCGCCCGCCGCGCCGCCACCACACCCGCGCAGCGCACCGGCGCCTACGAGGCCATCGTGGCGCACTACGGCGGATCCCTGGCCGAGGGCCTGGACGCCGAGTGGCTCGTCGCCTCCCGGGAAGCCACCCGCCGCGACGCCCTCGAAGCCGTCGCCGCACTCGCGCGCGCCCGGGTCGCCGACGACCCGGACTACACCCTCGACCTCCTCGAAACCGCGCGCGCGTTCGACCCGCACAACGAACTGCTCTACCGCGACATCATGCGCATGCAACACGCGCTGAGCCGACACGACGAAATCTCCCGGACACTCACCCTCTTGCGGACCCGACTGGCAGAAATCGGACTCACACCCACCGCGGACACCGTCACCCTCGCCCGCCGGCTACGCGAACGCGAGACCGGAATACCCCTCGGCGAACCATCGCCCCGATTCACGGCACGATGA
- a CDS encoding pilus assembly protein TadG-related protein translates to MTGRRNKGRWGVWWRAERGQVSAFALVLLIGLLALAGLSLDGGLALASKVRAGGQAESAARAGAQGLDLAAYRATGAFRLDPVLARELAQRYLANIGATGTVAVAGNTVTVEVTATYRTQLLSLIGVKDIHTHGHATAHPQRGITGIEP, encoded by the coding sequence ATGACCGGTCGCCGAAATAAAGGCCGGTGGGGTGTGTGGTGGCGCGCCGAGCGGGGCCAGGTGTCGGCCTTCGCGCTGGTGCTGCTGATCGGGCTGCTCGCGCTGGCCGGCCTGAGCCTGGATGGCGGCCTCGCGCTGGCGAGCAAGGTCCGCGCCGGCGGGCAAGCCGAGTCCGCCGCCCGGGCCGGCGCTCAAGGCCTCGACCTCGCCGCCTACCGCGCCACCGGCGCCTTCCGGCTCGATCCCGTCCTGGCCCGGGAGCTCGCGCAGCGGTATCTGGCGAACATCGGCGCCACCGGCACCGTCGCGGTCGCCGGGAACACCGTCACCGTCGAGGTCACCGCCACCTATCGCACCCAGCTGCTGTCCCTGATCGGTGTCAAGGACATCCACACCCACGGGCACGCCACCGCCCACCCGCAGCGCGGGATCACCGGCATCGAGCCCTGA
- a CDS encoding TadE/TadG family type IV pilus assembly protein yields MTVEAVLFAPLLVMVVVFVAVVVHRGVDARLRLDDAAHQAARAATLQRSAPAAVTAARETAGAALAHAGVVCRDLVTTMSGTLAPAATITVSVRCTVDLSQALLLRLPGGKTLESTASEVVDAYRSAPAIGARP; encoded by the coding sequence GTGACCGTCGAGGCCGTGCTGTTCGCCCCGCTGCTGGTCATGGTCGTGGTGTTCGTGGCCGTGGTGGTGCACCGCGGCGTCGATGCCCGGCTGCGGCTCGACGACGCCGCGCACCAAGCGGCCCGCGCCGCCACACTGCAACGCAGCGCCCCTGCCGCCGTCACCGCCGCGCGCGAGACCGCAGGCGCTGCGCTCGCGCACGCCGGAGTGGTGTGCCGCGACCTGGTCACCACGATGTCGGGCACCCTGGCCCCGGCCGCGACGATCACGGTCAGCGTGCGCTGCACCGTCGACCTCAGCCAGGCCCTGCTCCTCAGACTGCCTGGCGGGAAGACCCTGGAATCGACCGCCAGCGAGGTGGTCGACGCCTACCGCTCGGCCCCCGCGATCGGAGCGAGGCCATGA
- a CDS encoding TadE/TadG family type IV pilus assembly protein: MLASPPAALRTGTQSRDRVRQLWTRLRQAARGDRGEVTVELVIATPLLLLTLLTIIQLAVWSHATHVAQAAASEALAAARTQDGTTGTGLAAARGLLDDLADGPLRDPVLDVSRGAQMVSVSIRGEAAGVLPGVHLPVHAEVSGAIERFVPDLPAAAP; the protein is encoded by the coding sequence ATGCTCGCCTCGCCCCCCGCAGCCCTCCGCACTGGTACGCAATCGCGAGATCGCGTACGACAGCTGTGGACGCGCCTGCGGCAGGCGGCGCGCGGGGACCGCGGCGAGGTCACCGTCGAACTGGTCATCGCGACTCCGCTGCTGCTGCTAACCCTCCTGACGATCATCCAGCTCGCGGTGTGGTCGCACGCCACGCACGTCGCCCAGGCCGCCGCTTCCGAGGCGCTGGCCGCCGCCCGCACCCAGGACGGCACCACCGGCACCGGGCTGGCAGCCGCCCGGGGCCTGCTCGACGACCTCGCCGACGGCCCGCTGCGTGACCCCGTTCTCGACGTGTCGCGCGGCGCGCAGATGGTGTCGGTGAGTATCCGCGGCGAGGCCGCCGGTGTCCTGCCCGGCGTGCACTTGCCGGTGCACGCCGAAGTCTCCGGCGCCATCGAGCGTTTCGTGCCGGACCTACCCGCCGCCGCTCCCTGA
- a CDS encoding type II secretion system F family protein → MIPALFFGAGAGAGLWLLLTWVLPPRPALSDRLAQASTHASAAPIPAADEVPWPARWGRIFVPGLRMLGPPGAAIENDLRITGRDADTHLAATALLTLAGLLMPWPAQALLALAGLSAGVQAPLLVGLVLAGLGFLIPDLDVRAKATRLRREFRAALSAFLDLVGITLAGGAGVEAALTDAAAVGTGPAFGKIRRALRAAQLTRTTPWETLRRLGEELGIAELAELAASISLAGTEGARVRASLTAKAQALRTHQVTDAETDAHSATERMALPTTLLFLGFLGFIAYPAIVQVLNGL, encoded by the coding sequence ATGATTCCCGCACTCTTCTTCGGCGCTGGCGCCGGCGCCGGGTTGTGGCTGCTGCTGACCTGGGTCCTGCCGCCGCGCCCGGCATTGAGTGACCGGCTCGCCCAGGCCAGCACCCATGCGTCGGCCGCGCCGATCCCAGCCGCAGACGAGGTTCCCTGGCCCGCCCGGTGGGGCCGGATATTCGTGCCAGGCCTGCGAATGCTCGGCCCGCCCGGCGCCGCGATCGAGAATGATCTGCGGATCACCGGCCGCGATGCCGACACCCACCTCGCCGCGACGGCGCTACTCACCCTGGCCGGCCTGCTGATGCCGTGGCCGGCGCAGGCCCTGCTAGCCCTGGCCGGGCTGTCGGCAGGGGTGCAGGCACCCCTGCTGGTCGGGCTTGTCCTTGCCGGGCTCGGCTTCCTGATCCCTGATCTCGACGTCCGCGCGAAGGCCACCCGGCTGCGACGGGAGTTCCGCGCCGCGCTCTCGGCGTTCCTCGATCTCGTCGGGATCACCCTCGCCGGCGGCGCCGGCGTCGAGGCCGCCCTCACCGACGCCGCCGCCGTCGGAACAGGACCGGCGTTCGGCAAGATCCGCCGTGCGCTGCGTGCCGCGCAACTGACCCGCACCACACCCTGGGAGACGCTGCGCCGCCTCGGTGAGGAACTCGGCATCGCCGAACTGGCCGAACTCGCCGCGTCGATCTCCCTGGCCGGCACCGAAGGCGCCCGGGTACGGGCATCCCTCACGGCGAAGGCACAAGCACTGCGAACCCATCAAGTCACCGACGCCGAAACCGACGCCCACTCCGCCACCGAACGGATGGCGTTGCCAACAACCCTGTTGTTCCTCGGCTTCCTCGGATTCATCGCCTACCCAGCGATAGTCCAAGTCCTCAACGGACTTTAA
- a CDS encoding type II secretion system F family protein codes for MSIDLTWSAGAALGLGTAAGVLLIVAAWRPAAATSAHSPGARLVQAFRRQAGDRRALARLTTVVAVSAGTGLVTGWVAGAALAGTAVWFLPRLVGPDRAHARRIARIEAIASWTEMLRDVLSAAAGLEQAILVTAPLTPAPIRAEVATLTARLGSGQRLAPALRAVARELNDPTADLVLAALILAAERQARQLGDLLGSLATTARGQAAMRMRVEAGRARTRTSVRLIVATTVAFAAAVVVGNRAYLDVYDTATGQAVLLAIGGLFATGFAWLARIAAGKRQARVLALDAPATTPASDGAQAIAGEGEQP; via the coding sequence ATGAGCATCGACCTCACCTGGAGTGCCGGCGCCGCGCTGGGGCTGGGGACGGCCGCCGGCGTGCTGCTGATCGTTGCCGCCTGGCGCCCCGCCGCGGCCACGTCGGCACACTCACCCGGTGCGAGGCTGGTCCAGGCCTTTCGCAGGCAGGCCGGTGACCGGCGGGCACTCGCGCGACTGACGACGGTGGTCGCCGTGAGCGCCGGAACGGGATTGGTGACCGGATGGGTGGCCGGGGCGGCGCTGGCCGGCACGGCGGTGTGGTTCCTGCCCCGGCTGGTCGGCCCGGACCGCGCCCACGCCCGCCGGATCGCCCGGATCGAGGCGATCGCCTCGTGGACGGAGATGCTGCGCGACGTGCTCTCGGCCGCAGCCGGGCTCGAGCAAGCCATCCTCGTCACCGCCCCGCTCACCCCCGCCCCGATCCGCGCCGAGGTCGCCACGCTCACCGCGCGGCTGGGCAGCGGGCAGCGGCTGGCGCCGGCACTGCGCGCGGTGGCGCGTGAGCTGAACGACCCGACCGCCGACCTCGTCCTCGCCGCGTTGATCCTCGCCGCCGAGCGCCAGGCCCGCCAGCTCGGCGACTTGCTCGGCTCGCTGGCGACCACCGCCCGCGGGCAGGCCGCGATGCGGATGCGGGTGGAGGCAGGACGAGCTCGGACGCGCACGTCGGTGCGGCTCATCGTCGCCACCACCGTCGCGTTCGCTGCCGCAGTCGTGGTGGGCAACCGCGCCTACCTCGACGTCTACGACACCGCCACCGGCCAAGCGGTCCTGCTCGCCATCGGCGGTTTGTTCGCCACCGGGTTCGCCTGGCTCGCCCGCATCGCCGCCGGCAAGAGACAAGCGAGGGTGCTGGCGTTGGATGCCCCCGCTACGACACCCGCCAGCGACGGTGCCCAGGCCATCGCCGGGGAAGGCGAGCAGCCATGA
- a CDS encoding CpaF family protein has product MTASRNPTPPSPPPSMAAQRLRTRLRHALTTDLPARIEAMTRPGEGPLPLARRREIGREVLAGALAAHSEAELVAGRELADSGTEARLVEQVLDEVFGLGGLQPLLADPQVETIAVNRHDRVFVQYADGRRVQAAPVAASNDELTDLIRTLAARASSEERRFDRGSPALNLQLPGGERLFAVLGLTAGGLTACTIRRHGYLTATLARLRRRGTLDAGLERFLRALVRARKNVLITGGTGAGKTTMLRALAGEMDPLERLVTIEDAFELGLGLDPARHADVTALQAREPNVEGEGAIDQAELVRWGLRMSPDRVIVGEIRGPEVIPMCNAMSQGNDGSMATLHASSSKIAFTRLASYAAQGPERLPLEATALLVASAVHFVVHLDRAADRTTRVIASVREVVDAEAGTVISNEVYRRGPDRRAVPVAGALRTDTLDDLVAAGFDPDLLSRPEGWWTP; this is encoded by the coding sequence ATGACCGCGAGCAGGAACCCCACGCCCCCGTCTCCGCCCCCGTCCATGGCCGCGCAGCGGCTCCGCACGCGACTGCGGCACGCACTCACCACCGACCTGCCTGCACGTATCGAGGCGATGACCCGCCCGGGCGAGGGCCCGCTGCCGCTTGCGCGGCGGCGGGAGATCGGCCGCGAGGTCCTGGCCGGCGCCCTCGCTGCGCACAGCGAGGCCGAGCTGGTCGCCGGCCGGGAACTGGCGGACTCCGGCACCGAGGCGCGGCTTGTCGAGCAGGTGCTGGATGAAGTGTTCGGGCTCGGCGGCCTGCAGCCGCTGCTGGCCGACCCGCAGGTGGAGACCATCGCGGTCAATCGCCACGACCGGGTGTTCGTCCAGTACGCCGACGGCCGCCGCGTCCAAGCCGCTCCCGTGGCCGCCTCCAACGACGAACTGACCGACCTGATCCGCACCCTAGCCGCCCGTGCGTCCTCGGAGGAGCGCCGCTTCGACCGCGGCTCACCCGCCCTGAACCTGCAACTGCCCGGAGGCGAGCGGCTCTTCGCGGTGCTCGGGCTGACCGCCGGCGGATTGACGGCGTGCACCATCCGCCGGCACGGCTACCTCACCGCCACCCTCGCCCGGCTGCGCCGCCGCGGCACCCTCGACGCCGGATTGGAGCGATTCCTGCGCGCGCTGGTCCGAGCACGCAAGAACGTGCTGATCACCGGCGGCACCGGCGCCGGGAAGACGACCATGTTGCGGGCCCTGGCCGGGGAGATGGATCCGCTGGAGCGGCTGGTGACCATCGAGGACGCCTTCGAACTGGGACTCGGGCTGGACCCCGCACGGCACGCCGACGTCACCGCGCTGCAAGCCCGCGAACCCAACGTCGAGGGCGAGGGCGCCATCGATCAGGCCGAGCTGGTCCGCTGGGGCCTGCGGATGAGTCCGGACCGGGTGATCGTCGGGGAGATCCGCGGGCCCGAGGTCATCCCGATGTGCAACGCCATGTCCCAGGGCAACGACGGCTCCATGGCCACCCTGCACGCGAGCAGCTCGAAGATCGCGTTCACGCGACTCGCTTCCTACGCCGCGCAGGGCCCGGAGCGGCTGCCGCTGGAAGCCACCGCGCTGCTCGTGGCGAGCGCAGTGCACTTCGTCGTGCACCTGGACCGCGCGGCCGACCGGACGACGCGGGTGATCGCCTCGGTCCGCGAGGTGGTCGACGCCGAGGCCGGGACGGTGATCTCCAACGAGGTCTACCGCCGCGGCCCCGACCGCCGAGCAGTGCCGGTCGCCGGGGCGCTGCGCACCGACACCCTCGACGACCTGGTCGCGGCCGGATTCGACCCGGACCTGCTCAGCCGCCCAGAGGGCTGGTGGACGCCATGA